In Capricornis sumatraensis isolate serow.1 chromosome 18, serow.2, whole genome shotgun sequence, one genomic interval encodes:
- the CCNO gene encoding cyclin-O, whose amino-acid sequence MVTPGPTSPTSPMSPAAWAGSRDARNLRAPVKKSRRPRLRRKQPLQPLNTSPLPGDSGVCDLFESPSSGSDGADSPAARGCSPAPGAAQQLAQLDLQTFRDYGQSCYAFRKAREGRFHPRESLARQPQVTAESRCKLLSWLIPVHRQFGLSFESLCLTVNTLDRFLITTPVAADCFQLLGVTSLLIACKQVEVHPPRVKQLLALCCGAFSRQQLCNLECIVLHKLHFSLGAPTISFFLEHFTHARVDAGQAEVSEALEAQALARGVAELSLADYAFTSYTPSLLAICCLALADRMLQLPRPMDLRLGGHPEAALQDCLGKLQLLVAINGTSLTHMLPLQIREKCSLSPSSK is encoded by the exons ATGGTGACCCCGGGCCCCACCAGCCCCACCAGCCCCATGAGCCCCGCCGCCTGGGCTGGGAGTCGGGACGCCCGGAACCTCCGCGCCCCGGTGAAGAAGAGCCGGCGCCCACGCCTACGGAGGAAGCAGCCGCTGCAGCCGCTTAACACAAGCCCGCTCCCGGGAGACTCTGGAGTTTGCGACCTGTTCGAGTCCCCCAGCTCCGGCTCGGATGGCGCAGATAGCCCCGCGGCGCGAGGCTGCAGCCCCGCGCCGGGTGCCGCCCAGCAGCTGGCGCAACTCGATCTGCAGACCTTCCGCGACTATGGTCAGAGCTGCTACGCCTTCCGCAAGGCGCGGGAAGGCCGCTTCCACCCGCGGGAGTCGCTGGCGCGGCAGCCACAA GTGACGGCGGAGTCCCGCTGTAAGCTGCTCAGCTGGCTAATCCCCGTGCACCGCCAGTTCGGCCTTTCCTTCGAGTCGCTGTGCCTGACGGTGAACACTCTGGACCGCTTCCTTATCACCACGCCCGTGGCTGCAGACTGCTTCCAGCTGCTCGGGGTCACCTCTCTGCTCATCGCTTGCAAACAG GTGGAGGTGCACCCGCCTCGCGTGAAGCAGCTCCTGGCCCTGTGCTGCGGTGCCTTCTCCAGGCAGCAGCTCTGCAACCTCGAATGCATCGTGCTGCACAAACTGCATTTCAGCCTGGGCGCTCCCACCATCAGCTTCTTCCTGGAGCATTTCACGCACGCGCGCGTGGACGCCGGGCAGGCCGAGGTCTCCGAAGCCCTGGAAGCGCAAGCCTTGGCGCGCGGGGTGGCGGAGCTGAGCCTGGCTGACTACGCTTTCACCAGCTACACCCCCTCCCTGCTGGCCATCTGTTGCCTGGCGCTGGCCGACCGTATGCTGCAGCTCCCTCGCCCCATGGACTTGCGCCTCGGTGGGCACCCTGAGGCGGCGCTGCAGGACTGCCTGGGCAAGCTGCAGCTTCTGGTGGCCATAAACGGAACCTCCCTGACTCATATGTTGCCCCTCCAGATCCGAGAGAAGTGTTCCCTGTCCCCGAGCTCGAAATAA
- the MCIDAS gene encoding multicilin, which translates to MQECGGTAAGRRAFDSICPNRMLDPRGRPISKPRKPERKFAPPRKFFSGSSGCSRVSVYEDPPDAETPALPALTTIDLQDLADCSSFLGSDPPPGGDSAASQSHSLQTAADFDLQDFRDTVDNLIADSSSLMSPSLAGGDFPFSPSDILPFGPCLSPPLSPPEVPLPEQYWKEVADQNQRALGDALIENNQLHATLTQKQEEIASLKERNVQLKELASRTRHLASVLDKLMITRSRDPGAAAEPFLLKATAKRSLEELFSAAGQDCAEVDAVLREISERCDEALQSRDPKRLRLQPEPPSLDRRPGNLHGAFPGLRTDCSRSTLNLSHSELEEGDSFSTPIRSHSTIRTLAFPQGNAFTIRTANGGYKFRWIPS; encoded by the exons ATGCAGGAGTGCGGCGGGACCGCGGCGGGTCGCCGGGCCTTCGACAGCATTTGCCCCAACAGGATGCTGGATCCGCGAGGCCGGCCCATCAGCAAGCCCAGGAAGCCGGAGAGGAAG TTCGCTCCCCCGCGGAAGTTCTTTTCCGGTAGCAGCGGCTGCAGCCGGGTGTCGGTGTACGAGGATCCCCCAGACGCCGAGACCCCTGCACTGCCAG CGCTCACCACCATAGACCTGCAGGACCTCGCTGACTGCTCCTCGTTTCTTGGGTCCGACCCGCCGCCTGGTGGTGACTCAGCCGCCTCACAG AGCCATTCCCTGCAAACGGCAGCGGACTTCGATCTGCAGGATTTCAGAGACACCGTGGATAATCTCATTGCAG ACTCATCCTCTTTGATGTCGCCTTCCCTGGCGGGCGGAGATTTCCCGTTCTCTCCTAGCGACATCCTGCCGTTTGGTCCCTGTCTCTCCCCGCCGCTGAGCCCGCCCGAAGTGCCCCTGCCAGAGCAGTACTGGAAGGAGGTGGCCGACCAGAATCAGAGGGCACTGGGGGACGCGCTCATCGAGAATAATCAA CTGCACGCGACGCTGACCCAGAAACAGGAGGAAATCGCCTCCCTGAAGGAGCGCAATGTGCAACTGAAGGAACTCGCCAGTCGGACCCGGCACCTGGCCTCGGTGCTGGAT AAGCTGATGATCACCCGTTCCCGGGATCCCGGGGCGGCAGCCGAGCCCTTCCTGCTCAAGGCGACGGCCaaaaggagcctggaggagtTGTTCAGCGCTGCGGGGCAGGATTGCGCGGAAGTGGACGCCGTTCTGAGGGAGATTTCCGAGCGCTGCGATGAAGCTCTGCAGAGCCGCGATCCCAAGAGGCTCCGGCTGCAGCCCGAGCCCCCGAGCCTGGACCGCAGGCCCGGGAACCTACACGGCGCCTTCCCGGGGCTGCGCACAGACTGCAGCCGGAGCACGCTGAacctgagccacagtgagctcgaGGAGGGCGACTCCTTTAGCACCCCCATCCGCAGCCACAGCACCATCCGCACCCTTGCTTTCCCTCAGGGCAATGCCTTCACCATCCGGACCGCCAACGGGGGTTACAAATTCCGCTGGATCCCCAGCTGA